From a region of the Teredinibacter turnerae genome:
- the ssb gene encoding single-stranded DNA-binding protein: MATRGVNKVILVGNLGQDPETRYMPSGGAVTNISIATSESWKDKQTGQNQERTEWHRVAFFGRLAEIAGEYLRKGSKVYVEGSLRTRKWQDQQGQDRYSTEIVASEMQMLDARGAGEGQGYGGGGGGYDAPAPQQHQPQAPRQAPAPQQAPPSAPPSMDSFDDDIPF, encoded by the coding sequence GTGGCTACGAGAGGTGTTAACAAGGTAATTTTGGTTGGTAATCTCGGCCAGGACCCGGAAACGCGCTATATGCCTTCAGGCGGCGCAGTAACGAATATCAGTATCGCGACTTCCGAGAGCTGGAAGGATAAGCAAACAGGACAGAACCAGGAGCGAACAGAGTGGCATCGTGTTGCATTCTTTGGTCGTCTGGCTGAGATCGCAGGAGAATATCTGCGTAAAGGTAGCAAAGTTTATGTAGAGGGCTCTCTGCGCACGCGCAAGTGGCAGGATCAGCAGGGTCAGGATCGGTATTCTACGGAAATTGTTGCAAGCGAAATGCAAATGTTAGACGCGCGCGGCGCTGGCGAGGGGCAAGGATATGGCGGCGGCGGCGGTGGCTACGATGCTCCCGCACCACAGCAGCATCAGCCGCAGGCACCCCGGCAGGCTCCGGCTCCGCAGCAAGCGCCACCTTCGGCGCCACCGTCAATGGACAGCTTCGACGACGATATCCCCTTCTAA
- the fabA gene encoding 3-hydroxyacyl-[acyl-carrier-protein] dehydratase FabA, translating into MQDFVPNSSYTREELIACGNGELFGPGNAQLPVPNMLMLDRIAHISTTGGEYGKGEIIAELDIHKDLWFFGCHFPGDPVMPGCLGLDAMWQLVGFFLAWKGNPGRGRALGSGEVKFTGQILPTAKQVTYHIHLKRVIERKLIMGIADGRVAVDGKEIYFAKDLRVGLFSNTDTF; encoded by the coding sequence ATGCAAGATTTCGTTCCAAACTCATCCTACACTCGCGAAGAGCTCATTGCCTGCGGCAACGGCGAATTGTTTGGCCCTGGCAATGCGCAGCTCCCTGTGCCAAATATGCTGATGCTCGACCGTATCGCCCACATTAGCACGACTGGCGGCGAATACGGCAAAGGCGAAATCATCGCTGAGTTAGATATTCACAAAGACCTGTGGTTTTTTGGCTGCCACTTCCCTGGCGACCCAGTTATGCCGGGCTGTCTGGGCCTGGATGCCATGTGGCAGCTGGTAGGCTTTTTCCTGGCCTGGAAAGGCAACCCCGGTCGCGGGCGAGCACTGGGTTCTGGCGAAGTGAAGTTTACTGGCCAGATTCTGCCAACCGCCAAACAAGTGACTTATCACATCCATCTAAAACGTGTTATCGAACGTAAATTGATCATGGGTATCGCCGATGGTCGTGTCGCTGTAGACGGCAAAGAAATTTACTTCGCTAAAGATCTTCGTGTCGGATTATTTAGCAATACTGACACCTTTTAA
- a CDS encoding phosphomannomutase/phosphoglucomutase: protein MKIDITCFKAYDIRGRVPEELNEDVAYRVGRAYADYLDASKVVVGHDIRLTSATLTDALVRGITDAGCDVIHIGQVGTEEVYFGTFHLNADGGICVTASHNPMDYNGMKLVRENSKPISGDTGLNDIKAMAEAGEFKDATRKGQVEHRNLREVYVSHLLEYVDTKQLKPMKIVCNAGNGGAGAVVDALEPHLPFEFIKVHHQPDGAFPNGIPNPLLPERRDATITAVKESGADLGIAWDGDFDRCFFFDEKGNFIEGYYVVGLLAEAFIQKYPGAKIVHDPRLTWNTIDIVQAGGGRPVMSKTGHAFIKEKMRAEDAVYGGEMSAHHYFRDFAYCDNGSIPWLLVTELLCVTGKSLSELVADRMAKYPCSGEINNTVNDPRKIIDSIEKHYASSALAVEKTDGLSMSFSEWRLNIRMSSTEPVLRLNVESRADTALMELKTRELLDFVKEFDATS from the coding sequence ATGAAAATTGATATCACCTGCTTCAAGGCATACGACATTCGTGGTCGGGTGCCTGAGGAGCTAAATGAGGATGTTGCCTATCGAGTCGGTCGCGCCTACGCCGACTACCTGGACGCGAGTAAAGTCGTTGTGGGGCACGATATTCGATTGACTAGCGCAACCTTAACCGATGCGTTGGTGCGCGGTATTACGGACGCCGGCTGCGATGTTATACACATTGGCCAGGTGGGCACCGAGGAGGTATATTTTGGGACATTTCATCTGAACGCGGATGGCGGTATTTGCGTAACTGCCAGTCACAATCCAATGGACTACAACGGCATGAAGTTGGTCCGGGAAAACTCAAAACCGATATCCGGCGATACTGGGCTGAATGATATTAAGGCAATGGCTGAAGCTGGCGAGTTCAAGGATGCCACTCGCAAAGGGCAAGTCGAACATCGCAATCTACGTGAGGTCTATGTCTCCCATTTGTTGGAGTATGTGGATACCAAGCAATTAAAACCGATGAAAATCGTGTGCAACGCAGGTAATGGTGGTGCAGGTGCTGTAGTTGATGCGCTAGAGCCACATCTGCCGTTTGAATTTATTAAAGTTCACCACCAGCCTGATGGCGCCTTCCCAAATGGAATTCCGAACCCTCTGTTACCGGAACGCCGCGACGCAACCATTACTGCTGTAAAAGAATCCGGCGCAGATTTGGGTATTGCCTGGGATGGCGACTTCGATCGCTGCTTTTTCTTTGATGAAAAGGGCAACTTTATTGAAGGCTACTATGTCGTTGGCCTGTTAGCTGAAGCGTTTATTCAGAAATACCCCGGTGCGAAAATTGTTCATGATCCGCGCTTAACCTGGAACACGATCGATATTGTGCAAGCCGGTGGTGGGCGTCCGGTCATGAGTAAAACCGGCCACGCTTTTATCAAAGAGAAGATGCGTGCTGAGGACGCGGTATATGGTGGTGAAATGAGTGCACACCATTATTTCCGAGACTTCGCGTATTGCGATAATGGCTCTATCCCGTGGCTGTTAGTTACAGAGTTGCTCTGTGTAACAGGAAAATCGCTGTCGGAACTGGTGGCAGACCGCATGGCGAAATACCCGTGTAGCGGTGAGATAAATAACACGGTAAACGATCCGCGCAAAATCATTGATAGCATTGAAAAGCATTATGCATCGAGTGCGTTGGCTGTCGAAAAGACCGATGGCCTATCGATGAGCTTTTCTGAATGGCGTTTGAATATTCGTATGTCCAGCACCGAACCCGTGTTGCGCCTGAATGTTGAAAGCCGTGCAGACACTGCGCTGATGGAATTAAAAACGCGCGAACTGTTGGATTTCGTCAAAGAGTTTGATGCTACAAGCTAA
- the galU gene encoding UTP--glucose-1-phosphate uridylyltransferase GalU, producing MISKCLFPVAGYGTRFLPATKSMPKEMLPIVNKPLVQYGVEESLEAGLHEIGFVTGRGKRAIADHFDVSYELEHQIAGSSKEQYLTSIREVIAKGSFSFTRQSEMRGLGDAILNGRRLIGNQPFGVVLSDDLCVADEDGEGVLTQMVKLFNQFRCSIVAVQEVPQDQISKFGVIAGNPIKDNIYQVNEMVEKPAPEDAPSNLAIIGRYILTPDIFEIIENTPPGKNDEVQLTDALMTQAKNGCVLAYKFKGRRFDCGSVAGFVDATNFVYENVYSQE from the coding sequence ATGATCAGCAAGTGTTTATTCCCGGTCGCAGGGTATGGAACCCGATTTCTGCCAGCTACTAAGTCAATGCCCAAAGAAATGCTGCCTATCGTCAATAAGCCACTGGTGCAGTATGGTGTTGAAGAGTCGCTCGAGGCAGGCTTGCACGAAATCGGATTCGTCACTGGCCGTGGCAAACGTGCTATTGCGGACCATTTTGACGTGAGTTACGAGCTGGAGCATCAAATTGCTGGTTCCAGCAAAGAGCAGTACCTCACCTCGATTCGCGAGGTTATTGCCAAGGGGTCTTTCTCTTTTACCCGTCAGAGCGAAATGCGCGGTTTGGGTGATGCCATTCTCAATGGGCGTCGTTTGATCGGCAACCAACCCTTCGGTGTTGTGCTTTCCGACGATTTGTGTGTTGCCGATGAAGATGGTGAAGGCGTTTTGACGCAAATGGTAAAACTGTTTAACCAGTTTCGTTGCAGCATTGTAGCCGTTCAAGAAGTTCCGCAGGACCAAATCAGCAAATTTGGTGTTATTGCTGGCAACCCGATCAAGGATAATATTTATCAGGTTAATGAAATGGTCGAGAAACCTGCCCCCGAAGACGCGCCAAGTAATTTGGCGATTATCGGCCGTTACATTCTCACCCCGGATATTTTCGAAATTATCGAAAATACACCTCCTGGTAAAAACGACGAAGTGCAATTGACTGACGCACTCATGACCCAGGCCAAAAACGGCTGCGTTCTTGCGTACAAATTTAAAGGTCGCCGTTTCGACTGTGGTAGTGTTGCAGGCTTTGTTGATGCGACTAACTTCGTGTACGAGAACGTTTATAGCCAGGAATAA
- a CDS encoding porin family protein yields the protein MTKTLSFIALLVAANSLHADEALAAPNESYLKENGVLLSIGQVSFDSEVAAREGVDDSALYVVAGWEGRYRSNLIVGAGISLYDYSDNEAFEQLTESSWGGNERNSSSSATAYNLYGELGYGVDLAPTVSLDLLAGYEMVLSSERSISYCSDCYSEDIEIDSGLFVAPRLRFTPWEHWMIALSYQSYLTGDVESSAQISTGYVF from the coding sequence ATGACAAAGACGTTGAGTTTCATTGCGCTGCTGGTTGCGGCGAATTCACTTCACGCAGATGAGGCTCTGGCAGCGCCGAACGAGAGCTATTTAAAAGAAAATGGCGTGCTGTTGTCTATTGGCCAGGTATCTTTTGACAGCGAGGTAGCTGCTCGAGAAGGCGTAGACGACTCTGCATTGTACGTAGTGGCGGGCTGGGAAGGACGTTACCGAAGCAATTTGATTGTTGGCGCAGGTATCTCTTTATACGATTACTCGGACAATGAGGCCTTTGAGCAGCTGACTGAATCAAGTTGGGGTGGTAACGAGCGCAATTCCAGTTCATCAGCAACCGCGTATAACTTATACGGCGAGTTGGGGTACGGTGTTGACCTCGCGCCAACGGTGAGTCTGGATCTTCTCGCGGGTTATGAGATGGTGCTTTCTTCGGAGCGGTCCATCAGTTATTGTTCTGACTGTTATTCTGAGGATATTGAGATAGATTCCGGCCTTTTCGTTGCGCCACGCCTCAGGTTTACACCCTGGGAGCATTGGATGATCGCGTTAAGTTACCAGAGTTATTTGACTGGAGATGTTGAGAGTAGCGCACAAATTAGTACGGGTTATGTTTTTTAA
- a CDS encoding DNA-binding domain-containing protein — protein sequence MTLQEFQKQFTAQVLENNHAFGVESALSDYPREEFEARLAIYRNNVFRGLIDTLGSHFPATKNLVGDTYFDSIGKAYLEKNPPQSAASTAFGETFPDFINAFPPLETLPYLTDVARLDWAYHSAYHAREAVALEPTAFQLIHPDALGKAKFELHPSCRMVQSDYAVFTLWEFARDSVKKTLEDDIEQAQAALVLRPDAEVNVYHLTAGLTAFFDRLIGGAALSQALTAGIDQSDEFNPSEAVAFFVNSRIVHRIDEPTHL from the coding sequence GTGACGCTGCAGGAATTTCAGAAGCAATTCACCGCCCAAGTCCTCGAAAATAATCATGCATTTGGTGTCGAAAGCGCACTGTCTGATTATCCTCGAGAAGAATTCGAGGCTCGCTTGGCAATCTACAGGAACAACGTGTTTCGCGGCCTTATCGACACCCTCGGCTCGCACTTTCCCGCAACGAAAAACCTGGTGGGAGACACCTACTTTGACAGTATAGGAAAAGCCTATCTGGAAAAAAACCCTCCTCAAAGCGCTGCCAGCACAGCATTCGGCGAAACCTTTCCGGACTTTATAAATGCATTTCCGCCCCTTGAGACCTTGCCCTATTTAACCGATGTTGCACGCCTGGATTGGGCCTACCACAGTGCTTACCACGCTCGAGAAGCGGTAGCACTCGAACCCACCGCATTTCAATTGATTCATCCGGATGCGCTAGGCAAAGCCAAATTTGAACTTCATCCCAGCTGTAGAATGGTTCAATCAGATTACGCGGTCTTCACCCTGTGGGAGTTTGCGCGGGATTCAGTAAAAAAGACACTCGAAGACGACATTGAGCAAGCACAAGCCGCCCTCGTTCTGCGGCCAGACGCAGAAGTGAATGTGTACCATTTAACCGCAGGTCTCACGGCATTTTTTGACCGCTTGATTGGCGGGGCGGCGCTTTCTCAGGCGCTGACTGCTGGCATCGACCAAAGTGACGAATTTAACCCGAGCGAGGCAGTAGCATTTTTTGTAAACTCGCGTATTGTTCACCGCATTGACGAGCCAACTCACTTATGA
- a CDS encoding DoxX family protein has product MNIFLLTDRYAKKLADVIPEAVLQLAARVSMFMVFWFSAQTKLAGSEVLGQKWMFWNLSSSTFALFEYDYAIPLLPPVIAAYLATISEFFFSLFILCGLLTRLSALALLIITLVIQIFVYPSSWPQHLLWGTALLYLLSAGAGAVSVDRLIGR; this is encoded by the coding sequence ATGAATATTTTTCTACTCACAGATCGCTACGCCAAAAAGTTAGCTGACGTCATTCCCGAGGCGGTACTGCAACTGGCAGCACGCGTATCCATGTTTATGGTGTTCTGGTTTTCGGCACAAACCAAACTTGCAGGAAGCGAAGTACTCGGGCAAAAGTGGATGTTTTGGAATTTATCCAGTAGCACATTTGCGCTGTTTGAGTACGACTACGCGATTCCTTTACTGCCCCCTGTTATCGCGGCCTATCTAGCAACAATTAGCGAGTTTTTCTTTTCTCTTTTTATATTGTGCGGCTTGCTAACCAGACTTAGCGCCCTGGCTCTTCTGATAATCACATTGGTTATCCAAATCTTCGTTTACCCTTCGTCCTGGCCGCAACATTTACTGTGGGGTACCGCATTACTGTATTTGCTCAGCGCGGGCGCCGGCGCTGTTTCTGTAGATCGATTAATTGGGCGATAG
- a CDS encoding DUF692 domain-containing protein: MTANLPRRAGIGLKPVHYHEILDHRPDIGWFEIHPENYLCDGGPPHRYLEAIAAHYPISFHGVGMSLGSAEGVCNTHLKAIRQLCDRYQPAQFSEHLAWSRNDSRFLNDLLPLPYTIESLDVVSSNIQQVQDTLQRQVFIENPSSYIDFKQSDYSEPEFLNRLARQTGCGLLLDINNIYVSACNNGFDPYRYIDSVDLACVGEIHLAGHRIESLPNGQKLRLDDHGSEICKPVWQLYKHANTKLAAHLPVLIEWDNNIPSLATLIAEAAEADRIQQEYCKT; the protein is encoded by the coding sequence ATGACCGCCAACCTCCCCCGCCGCGCAGGCATTGGACTTAAACCCGTCCACTATCACGAAATCCTGGATCACCGGCCAGACATCGGCTGGTTCGAGATTCACCCGGAAAATTACCTCTGCGATGGTGGACCGCCGCACCGTTACCTGGAAGCGATAGCGGCACACTACCCGATTTCCTTTCACGGTGTAGGCATGTCGCTTGGCAGTGCGGAGGGCGTATGCAACACGCATTTGAAAGCGATTCGCCAGTTGTGTGATCGATATCAACCGGCCCAGTTTTCGGAACACCTCGCCTGGAGCAGGAACGACAGCCGTTTTTTGAACGACCTGCTACCCCTACCCTACACGATCGAATCGCTTGACGTTGTGAGCTCGAATATACAGCAGGTTCAGGACACCTTACAGCGGCAGGTTTTTATAGAGAACCCATCAAGCTACATCGATTTTAAACAGTCAGATTACAGCGAACCCGAATTTCTAAACCGCCTTGCCAGACAAACAGGGTGTGGTTTACTCCTCGACATCAACAATATCTACGTTTCAGCCTGTAACAATGGTTTCGACCCTTACCGCTATATCGACTCAGTAGACTTGGCCTGCGTGGGCGAAATTCACCTGGCAGGTCACCGTATTGAATCCCTGCCGAACGGACAAAAACTGCGCCTGGACGACCACGGTTCGGAGATCTGTAAGCCTGTGTGGCAGCTCTACAAACACGCGAACACCAAATTGGCGGCTCACCTTCCCGTATTAATCGAGTGGGACAACAACATTCCCTCGCTTGCGACACTTATAGCTGAGGCCGCTGAAGCCGACCGCATACAACAGGAATATTGCAAGACGTGA
- a CDS encoding LuxR C-terminal-related transcriptional regulator gives MSLLESDTTGQGQQIVLFSANSSLQTGLLAKLIGDELKLDCSVHRELKSVPGNTSVLLIDCNGQDLENLSKYVREIQDSFESVTAALLNAEYESEQESLLEWPCVSGLFYVDTEQEQLIRGLKCLLDGDFWVPRRLLHTFLDKNRKAPSNIKRPNVKLTKREKQILKLIKDGATNADISEALSVSEHTVKSHLYNVYKKIGVRNRLEASNWVRDMDDLED, from the coding sequence GTGTCTTTACTAGAATCGGACACCACAGGACAAGGTCAACAGATCGTTTTATTCTCAGCGAACAGCAGCCTGCAAACTGGCCTGCTGGCGAAGCTTATTGGTGACGAGCTGAAGCTGGATTGCAGTGTGCACAGGGAGCTGAAAAGCGTTCCAGGTAACACATCCGTACTGCTTATAGATTGCAATGGCCAGGATTTAGAAAACCTCAGCAAGTATGTTCGCGAAATTCAGGATTCTTTCGAGTCAGTAACCGCCGCGTTGCTGAACGCAGAATACGAAAGCGAGCAGGAAAGCCTGCTGGAATGGCCATGTGTTTCGGGCCTGTTTTATGTTGATACAGAGCAGGAGCAGCTGATCCGCGGCTTGAAGTGCCTGCTCGATGGCGATTTCTGGGTGCCCAGGCGCCTGCTCCATACCTTCCTGGACAAAAACAGGAAAGCGCCATCTAACATTAAGCGCCCTAATGTGAAACTCACTAAGCGTGAAAAACAGATACTTAAACTGATAAAAGATGGCGCGACAAACGCCGACATATCAGAAGCGCTATCGGTAAGTGAGCACACAGTTAAAAGCCATTTGTACAACGTGTACAAGAAAATTGGCGTGCGCAACCGTCTCGAAGCCAGTAATTGGGTGCGGGACATGGATGACCTCGAAGACTGA
- a CDS encoding sugar nucleotide-binding protein: protein MSYRILVRQQQSDLAALFLAAMEDHPFVLLTPSEDNLDWTDTSAITGYIREKSPNLVVNFTEQYRTASERDIDAASAIAQAAKDRALPVIQLSSFEALGPFYRDAGVGEELVEGAATSFARSEQAAVAAEKALVLRLPWVLDSVRGCLFDEINPALLAGNLKTVSDHHDLTLVHSSYVVQCLVAITQQIFCSAENWGVFNLRASDSCSEAELVDTIIRMINSEADLDIAMPNVSAGRESERLLAGSANFLGRRCTDDFGIQFPSWRHGFKSQIKRWLHKNDLVPDLRKVKRS, encoded by the coding sequence TTGAGTTATCGGATTCTGGTGCGCCAGCAACAGTCAGATCTCGCTGCCTTATTCCTGGCAGCAATGGAGGATCACCCTTTCGTCCTGCTCACCCCGAGCGAAGATAACCTGGATTGGACCGATACTTCGGCGATAACCGGTTACATCCGAGAAAAAAGTCCAAACCTGGTTGTAAACTTTACAGAACAATACCGTACTGCCAGCGAGCGCGACATAGATGCTGCATCTGCTATCGCGCAGGCCGCAAAGGATCGCGCTTTGCCCGTTATTCAGCTGTCTTCTTTCGAAGCGCTCGGGCCGTTCTATCGGGACGCGGGTGTCGGCGAGGAACTTGTTGAGGGGGCGGCCACGTCATTTGCCCGTTCGGAGCAAGCTGCGGTGGCAGCAGAAAAAGCGCTGGTCTTGCGTTTGCCGTGGGTACTGGATAGCGTGCGCGGTTGTTTGTTTGATGAGATTAACCCAGCGCTGCTCGCGGGCAATTTAAAAACCGTTTCCGATCACCACGACCTTACGCTGGTTCACTCGAGCTACGTGGTCCAGTGTCTTGTTGCTATCACTCAGCAAATCTTCTGCTCGGCAGAAAACTGGGGTGTTTTCAACCTCCGCGCCTCAGATAGTTGTTCCGAGGCCGAGCTGGTGGACACCATTATCCGCATGATCAACAGCGAAGCCGATCTTGATATTGCGATGCCTAATGTCAGCGCAGGAAGAGAAAGTGAGCGGTTACTAGCGGGCTCCGCTAACTTTTTAGGGCGGCGTTGCACTGACGATTTTGGAATTCAATTCCCTTCCTGGCGTCACGGCTTTAAAAGCCAAATTAAACGATGGCTACATAAAAACGATCTTGTACCCGACTTGCGTAAGGTAAAGCGGAGTTAG
- a CDS encoding MFS transporter, translated as MHSQVKSVASLSLLYAFRMLGLFMVLPVMMLYGDGYAGATPFLLGVALGAYGLTQAVFQIPLGLLSDLFGRKPVILIGLLIFAIGSLVAGSATSIEGLIIGRALQGAGAIASAIMAMVADLTTEDNRTKAMAAIGASIGLSFSIAMVLGPVLASVAGLSGVFFVTCGLALLGVLVLLFVVPKPAQPAGKSHRDSGAIPALMGKTAQNPQLLRLNLGIFSLHFVLMSAFVVVPRILESGLGIARESHWHIYLGLLLGALIIMMPFMMLAERKRMVKQVFLLAIFLLGVALVALALWHATAMVVITLLLLFFVAFNLLEATLPSLVSKVAPAGAKGTAMGLYSTSQFLGAFAGGTLGGWLLEQHSATAVLFVAATVTAVWLLVAIFMQAPRYLTSICINVGGDFARTPAVLSVTGVAEALMVPEEGLLYLKVDRQALDQQQLAHVVGTEV; from the coding sequence TTGCACTCACAGGTTAAATCTGTTGCGTCACTTTCCCTGCTTTACGCATTCCGGATGCTAGGTCTGTTTATGGTCCTGCCGGTTATGATGCTTTATGGCGATGGATACGCAGGAGCGACCCCGTTTCTGCTTGGTGTTGCACTTGGGGCTTACGGGCTTACTCAGGCTGTTTTTCAGATTCCACTCGGCTTACTGTCTGATCTCTTTGGCCGCAAACCTGTGATCTTAATAGGGTTGCTTATTTTTGCCATCGGCAGTCTGGTGGCAGGCTCCGCGACTTCGATTGAAGGGCTGATCATCGGGCGGGCGCTACAAGGTGCCGGAGCAATCGCCAGCGCGATCATGGCCATGGTGGCGGATCTCACAACGGAGGACAACCGCACGAAAGCGATGGCGGCTATCGGGGCTTCTATCGGGCTGTCATTTTCCATTGCGATGGTACTCGGGCCGGTATTGGCGTCCGTCGCCGGTTTGTCAGGTGTCTTTTTTGTCACTTGCGGGTTGGCATTGCTGGGCGTGCTGGTGCTTTTGTTCGTGGTGCCCAAGCCTGCACAGCCCGCGGGTAAGAGTCATAGGGATTCTGGAGCGATTCCAGCCTTGATGGGCAAAACAGCACAGAACCCTCAGTTGTTGCGGCTAAATTTAGGCATCTTCAGCCTCCATTTTGTGCTTATGTCGGCATTCGTGGTGGTACCGCGTATTCTGGAGAGTGGCTTAGGTATCGCGAGGGAAAGCCACTGGCATATTTATCTCGGCCTGTTGTTGGGCGCTCTAATTATCATGATGCCGTTTATGATGCTCGCCGAGCGCAAACGCATGGTCAAGCAGGTTTTTCTGCTCGCTATCTTTTTGCTAGGGGTAGCGCTAGTGGCATTGGCGCTGTGGCACGCGACTGCAATGGTGGTTATTACGTTGCTGCTGTTGTTTTTTGTCGCGTTTAACCTGTTGGAGGCCACGCTGCCATCGCTTGTTTCTAAGGTCGCGCCGGCGGGCGCTAAAGGCACGGCTATGGGCCTGTACTCTACCAGTCAGTTTCTCGGCGCTTTTGCTGGCGGCACCTTGGGCGGTTGGCTACTCGAGCAACATTCGGCTACAGCCGTTTTGTTTGTTGCCGCCACGGTAACCGCGGTATGGTTGTTGGTCGCAATTTTTATGCAGGCGCCGCGTTATTTAACCAGTATCTGTATTAATGTGGGGGGTGACTTTGCCCGCACGCCCGCTGTACTCTCGGTAACCGGCGTTGCGGAAGCACTCATGGTGCCCGAGGAAGGTTTGCTATACCTGAAGGTAGATCGCCAAGCGTTGGACCAACAGCAGCTCGCGCACGTAGTGGGTACAGAAGTTTAG
- the fabB gene encoding beta-ketoacyl-ACP synthase I → MKRVVVTGMGIVSCIGNDLDTVLSSLKTGKSGISANESYKEHGFRSLVSGSVNLDLSEHIDRKVLRFMGDAAGYAYVAMQQAIAHAGLTDDMVSNERTGIIMGSGGASTKSVVDSADVMRERGVKRAGPYRVTQTMGSTTSACLATPFKIKGVNYSLSSACATSAHCIGNAMELIQLGKQDIVFAGGGEEEHWTLTGLFDAMGALSTKYNDTPETASRPYDATRDGFVIAGGGGCMVIESLDHALARGATIYGELVGYGATSDGYDMVAPSGEGASRCMRQAMANVEGSIDYINSHGTSTPVGDLAELRAVREVFGSNTPAISSTKSLTGHSLGATGVQEAIYTALMMHHGFIAGSANIAEIDPEAADLNIVKNAVDAEINLAMSNSFGFGGTNATLILSKYTG, encoded by the coding sequence ATGAAACGCGTTGTCGTGACAGGCATGGGCATTGTCTCGTGTATAGGTAACGATCTGGACACAGTGCTGTCTTCGCTGAAAACCGGTAAATCCGGCATTAGCGCTAACGAAAGCTACAAAGAGCATGGCTTCCGCAGCCTGGTATCCGGTTCTGTCAATCTCGACCTGAGCGAACATATTGATCGCAAAGTATTGCGTTTCATGGGTGATGCCGCGGGTTACGCCTATGTTGCCATGCAACAGGCGATAGCACACGCAGGCTTGACCGACGATATGGTGTCCAATGAACGAACCGGCATCATCATGGGGTCCGGTGGCGCCTCCACCAAAAGCGTGGTCGATTCAGCCGACGTTATGCGTGAGCGTGGGGTCAAGCGCGCCGGTCCTTACCGCGTGACCCAGACAATGGGCAGCACCACCTCTGCCTGCCTCGCCACCCCGTTCAAAATCAAGGGGGTCAATTATTCTCTTTCCTCTGCTTGCGCCACATCCGCGCACTGCATTGGCAACGCGATGGAGTTAATTCAGCTCGGCAAACAAGACATTGTGTTCGCTGGCGGCGGCGAAGAAGAACACTGGACACTCACCGGCCTTTTCGATGCCATGGGCGCCTTGTCGACCAAATACAACGACACGCCTGAAACGGCATCCCGCCCATACGACGCCACCCGCGATGGCTTCGTTATCGCTGGCGGCGGTGGCTGTATGGTTATTGAGTCGCTGGATCACGCTCTCGCTCGCGGCGCCACTATTTACGGTGAGCTCGTCGGCTACGGTGCAACGTCTGATGGTTACGACATGGTGGCACCGTCTGGCGAAGGCGCTTCGCGCTGCATGCGCCAGGCGATGGCCAATGTTGAAGGCTCTATCGACTACATCAACTCTCACGGTACCAGCACGCCTGTGGGCGACCTCGCTGAATTGCGTGCGGTGCGGGAAGTCTTTGGTAGCAATACACCTGCGATCAGTTCAACGAAATCGCTGACAGGTCACTCGCTCGGCGCAACCGGGGTTCAGGAAGCGATCTACACGGCGCTGATGATGCACCACGGCTTTATCGCCGGGTCTGCCAACATCGCAGAAATTGATCCAGAAGCCGCGGATTTGAATATTGTGAAAAACGCGGTAGATGCGGAAATTAATTTGGCGATGTCGAACAGCTTTGGCTTTGGCGGTACCAATGCCACCCTGATCTTAAGCAAATACACTGGCTAG